CACAGGGCACTTTTAAACGACGACGTCATACGGACATTTGACCCGTATGAAGCTGACTTCTTCTTCGTCCCCGTTTATGTGTCCTGTAACTTCAGCACCGTGAATGGGTTCCCCGCCATTGGCCACGCTCGCACTCTCATTTCCTCCGCCATTCAGCTCATCTCTTCTCAGTACCCTTTCTGGAACCGAACCCACGGCTCCGATCACGTGTTTGTTGCTTCCCACGACTATGGTGCTTGCTTCCATGCAATGGTaacaacaaaattgaaaatgcttattgggaaaaaaaattgttttattttatggaTTTTTGACTGTTCTGTTTTTGTAAAGGAGGACAGAGCCATTGCAGACGGGATTCCAGAGtttttaaagaaatcaattatTCTACAGACTTTTGGAGTCAAATATCAACACCCCTGTCAAGAAGTTGAAAATGTAGTAATCCCACCGTACGTTTCGCCGGTAAGTGTACGGAAGACTTTGGAAAAAGCTCCGGTGAGTGGCCGTCGTGACATCCAGGTGTTCTTTCGGGGTAAAATGGAAGTGCACCCGAAGAACGTTAGTGGGCGATTTTACAGCAAGTAATTATCACATAATCATGGTTCTTTGATTGTTTTAGGGTTTTGTAATTACGTATTTACCCTTGGTTAATTGTTTTCAGGAGGGTGAGAACGGTCATATGGAGAAAATATAATGGCGACCGGAGGTTTTATCTTCAGAGGCATAGATTTGCCGGTTACCAGTCAGAAATTGTCCGGTCTGTGTTCTGTTTGTGCCCTCTCGGGTGGGCCCCGTGGAGTCCGAGGCTGGTTGAATCGGTCGTGTTAGGATGCGTGCCGGTAATCATTGCAGATGGTATCCGGTTGCCCTTCCCTGACGCCGTTAAGTGGTCTGATATATCCCTAACGGTGGCCGAAAAGGACGTGGCAAAGCTGGGACCGATCCTTGACCACGTGGCTGCTACGAATTTGACTATTATTCAGAAGAACTTGTGGGACCCGGATGTTAGGCGGGCCCTGCTGTTCAACGATCACGTCCAAGAAGGGGATGCCACGTGGCAGGTCATTCGAGCTTTGTCGCAGAAGCTAGACAGGTCGTACAGGAGGTCAGAGGTTTCTGTCCAATGAGATGGTGCCACGTGGTTTTCCGTGATTGGAAGCTCGGATTAGCCAG
This window of the Citrus sinensis cultivar Valencia sweet orange chromosome 8, DVS_A1.0, whole genome shotgun sequence genome carries:
- the LOC102630485 gene encoding probable glucuronoxylan glucuronosyltransferase IRX7 isoform X1, with amino-acid sequence MEEPLKRPTKRRGFYVEMRLLHKNGRQQQQLEKNSCFKYYKWVLWFSLTLYFFSSYFISHNKPIPLSRTHFSNSKSNLPSRALIESVNTTSLQHPTRGALEDLKIYVYELPSKYNTDWLSNERCSNHLFASEVAIHRALLNDDVIRTFDPYEADFFFVPVYVSCNFSTVNGFPAIGHARTLISSAIQLISSQYPFWNRTHGSDHVFVASHDYGACFHAMEDRAIADGIPEFLKKSIILQTFGVKYQHPCQEVENVVIPPYVSPVSVRKTLEKAPVSGRRDIQVFFRGKMEVHPKNVSGRFYSKRVRTVIWRKYNGDRRFYLQRHRFAGYQSEIVRSVFCLCPLGWAPWSPRLVESVVLGCVPVIIADGIRLPFPDAVKWSDISLTVAEKDVAKLGPILDHVAATNLTIIQKNLWDPDVRRALLFNDHVQEGDATWQVIRALSQKLDRSYRRSEVSVQ
- the LOC102630485 gene encoding probable glucuronoxylan glucuronosyltransferase IRX7 isoform X2, coding for MEEPLKRPTKRRGFYVEMRLLHKNGRQQQQLEKNSCFKYYKWVLWFSLTLYFFSSYFISHNKPIPLSRTHFSNSKSNLPSRALIESVNTTSLQHPTREDLKIYVYELPSKYNTDWLSNERCSNHLFASEVAIHRALLNDDVIRTFDPYEADFFFVPVYVSCNFSTVNGFPAIGHARTLISSAIQLISSQYPFWNRTHGSDHVFVASHDYGACFHAMEDRAIADGIPEFLKKSIILQTFGVKYQHPCQEVENVVIPPYVSPVSVRKTLEKAPVSGRRDIQVFFRGKMEVHPKNVSGRFYSKRVRTVIWRKYNGDRRFYLQRHRFAGYQSEIVRSVFCLCPLGWAPWSPRLVESVVLGCVPVIIADGIRLPFPDAVKWSDISLTVAEKDVAKLGPILDHVAATNLTIIQKNLWDPDVRRALLFNDHVQEGDATWQVIRALSQKLDRSYRRSEVSVQ